TTTTCGCTCTCCTCGATCAGCGGGCACACCCAGTACACCTGGCGGCCCTTGGCCACCTCGGCGGCGATGTTGGCCACCACCATCTCGCGCTTGTCGTCGGCAAACACCTTGGTCAGCACCGGCGTGCGCCCGGGCGGCAGCTCGTCGATGGTGCTCACGTCCAGATCGGCGTAGTAGCTCATGGCCAGGGTGCGCGGGATCGGCGTGGCGCTCATCATCAGCAGGTGCGGCTCGAGTGCGCGGGTGGCGCCGTCGCGGCCCCCGCCAGGCTCGCCACCCTCGCCGCCGACGGCCTGCAGCTTCTCGCGCAGCGCCAGGCGCTGGGCCACGCCGAAGCGGTGCTGCTCGTCGATGATGGCCAGGCCCAGGCGGGCGAAGTGCACGTCGTCCTGGATCACCGCATGCGTGCCCACCACCAGGCCGGCCTCGCCGCTGGCCACGCGCGCCACCATCTCGCGCCGGGCCTTGCCCTTGCGGCTGCCGGTGAGCCAGGCCACGGCGATGCCCAGCGGCTCCAGCCACTGCACCAGCTTGCGAAAGTGCTGCTCGGCCAGGATCTCGGTGGGCGCCATCAGCGCGCACTGCCAGCCGCTGTCGATGGCCACCGCGGCGGCCAGCGCGGCCACCACCGTCTTGCCCGAGCCCACATCGCCCTGCAGCAGGCGGTTCATCGGTGTGGCGGGTGCATCGGGTGCATCGGGCGCGACAGGTGCGTCAGGCGCATCGGGTGCGCCGTGGGCCGGCGGCGGGCTGGGTGTTCGCGCCAGATCCTGCGCAATCTCCTCGCCCACACGCCGCTGTGCGCCGGTGAGCTGGAAGGGCAGCGCCGCCAGCAGCTGCTCGACCAGGCCACCGGCCCGGGCCTGCAGCCGCGGCGCGGCCTGGGCGCCGCGCTGGGCGCGGGCCATCAACTGGCTGAGCTGCTGGGCCAGCAGCTCCTCGAACTTCAGGCGCTGCCAGGCCGGGTGGCTGCGGTCTTCCAGTGCCGCCAGCGCCAGGCCGGGTGCCGGGTGGTGCAGGCGCATCAGCGCCTCGCGCAGCGGCGGCAGACCGGCCGGCACGGTGCCGGGCGGCAGCAGCTCGTCCAGCGGCGCGCGCTGCAGGCCCGAGGCCACGGCCTTGCGCAGGTACAGCTGCGGCAGCTGCGCGCTGGTGGGGTAGACCGGTGTCAGCGCCTGGGCCAGCGGCGCGCCGGGCACCACGCCCTTGAAGTGCGGGTGCACCATCTCGCGGCCAAAAAAACCGTGCCGCACCTCGCCACGCACCCGCACGCGCTGGCCGGCGGCCAGGGTCTTCTGGTGGTTGGGGTAGAAGTTCAGAAAGCGCAGCACCAGCTCGCCGGAGTCATCGGCCAGCTTCACCACCAGTTGGCGGCGCGGGCGCAGCTCGATGCGGCACTCGCGCACCACGCCCTCCACCTGCACCGCCTCGCCATCACGCGCCGCGGCAATCGGCGTGATGCACGTCTCGTCTTCATAACGCAGCGGCAGGTGCAGGGCCAGGTCGATGTCGCGGCGCAGGCCCAGTTTTTCCATCGCCTTCTGCGGCGCGGATTTTTCGCGCGGGGCAGCGGGGGCGGTGGTGGGGGGAGACGGCATGCGGCGATTCTGCCGTTGGCCAGGGGTGTGACCGCCTGCACGGCGCGGCCCGTGGCTTCGCCCGGCCGGCCGGGGCTGGGCCGCGGCTGTCGATAATCCGGGCTGGCCGCCCTGCGGCTGCACCCGGCCGCGCCATCCAGCCACCCGCGCCTTGCCCGACGCAGTTCAACCTGCCCACCGCACGAAAGCCCGCTTGTCCGCCCCTCTGACCCGTTTGTCCCGCCTGCTGCCTCGCCGTCCCTGGCTGCGCCGCGCGCTGATCGGCGCCGGCGCCACGCTGGCGGCCGGGGCGCTGGCGCTGGGCCTGGCGGTGGCCTGGTACCTGCCCCAGCTGCCCTCGCTGGAGCCGGTCACCACCTACCAGCCGCGCCAGCAGCTGCAGGTGTTCACCGCCGATGGCGTGGAGATCGCCGCCTTCGGCACCGAGCGGCGGGTGTTCGTGCCGATCGAGCAGATGCCGCCGGCGCTGGTGAAGGCGGTGCTGGCCACCGAGGATGCGCGCTTCTACCGCCATTCGGGCATCGACTGGCTGGGCGTGGCGCGGGCCATCGCGGCGCAGCTCACCGGCGGCATGCGCCAGGGTGCGTCCACCATCACGCAGCAGGTGGCGCGCACCTTCTTCTTGTCGCAGCGTTTCACGCCCGAGCGCAAGATCAAGGAGGCGCTGCTGGCGCTGCGCATCGAGCGCAAGCTGTCCAAGGACAAGATCCTCGAGCTGTATCTGAACCAGATCTACCTGGGCCAGCGCTCCTACGGCTTTGCCGCGGCGGCCGACACCTATTTCGGCAAGCCGCTGGCGCAGATCACGCTGGCCGAGGCGGCCATGCTGGCCGGCCTGCCGCAGAACCCGGCCTTTGCCAACCCGATCACCAACCTCGAGCGCGCCACGCGCCGCCAGCGCATCGTGCTGGCGCGCATGGTGGCCACCGGCGACATCAGCGCCGAGCAGCAGGCGGCGGCCAAGACCCAGGTGCTGGCCATCGGCAAGCCGCGCGAGGCCGTGCTGCATGCCGAATACGTGGCCGAGATGGCGCGGCGCACGGTGGTGGAGCGCTTTGGCACCGAGGCCTATTCGCAGGGCCTGCGCGTGGTCACCGCACTGCGCGCGGCCGACCAGCAGGCGGCTTGGGCCGCGCTGCGCCGCGGCGTCCTGGCGCACGACCAGCGCCAGGCCTGGCGCGGCCCCGAGAACCAGGTGGAGCTGCCGCGCGATGACGCGCCCGATCTCGACCAGGCCGCCGGCCAGGCGCTCAAGGATGTGCGCGATGACGACGTGCTGCGCGCCGCCGTGGTGCTGGCCGCCAGCCCGCGCGAGGTGATGGCCCTGCTGGCCAGCGGCGAGCGCGTGCGCATCAGCGGCGAGGGCCTGCGCCGCGCCGCTGCCGGCCTGGTGCCCAAGGCGCCGGATGAGCTGGCCATCCGCCGCGGCGCGGTGATCCGTGTGATGCAGGCCAACGCAGCGGCCGCGGCCAGGCCCGGCGAGGCGGCCGCGGGCCCCTGGGGCATCGTGCAATGGCCCGAGGTCGAGGCCGCGCTGGTGGCGCTGGATGCCGGCAGCGGCCGCGTGCGTGCGCTGGTGGGCGGCTTCGATTTCCAGCAGCAGCCCTTCAACCATGTCACCCAGGCCTGGCGGCAGCCGGGCTCGTCGCTCAAGCCCTTTCTGTATTCAGCCGCGCTGGAAGAGGGCGTGATGCCCGGCACCCTGGTCAACGATGCGCCGCTGAGCTTTGGCGACGGCTGGCAGCCGCAAAACAGCGACGGCAGCTTCGACGGCCCGATCACGCTGCGTCAGGCGCTCACGCGCTCGAAGAACCTGGTGTCGATCCGCGTGCTGCAGCAGCTGGGCGTGCCGCCGGCGCTGGCCTGGCTGCGGCGCTACGGCTTCGAGTCGGCGCGCCAGCCGAGCGACCTGACCCTGGCGCTGGGCGCCGGCGGCACCACGCCGATGCAGCTGGCCCAGGCCTATGCGGTGCTGGCCAATGGCGGCTGGCGGGTCAGCCCGGTGCTGATCGAGAAGATCACCGACGCGCAGGGCAAGCTGCTGTTCCAGGCCCCGCCCGCCGCGGCCCAGCCCGACGAGGCGCAACGCGCGCTGCCGGCGCGCAACGTGTTCCTGGTCAACAGCATGCTCAACGACGTGGCGCGCTACGGCACCGCCGCGCGCGCCCAGGGCCAGCTGGCGCGTGGCGACCTGTACGGCAAGACCGGCACCACCAACGATGCGGTCGATGCCTGGTTCGCCGGCTTCCAGGCCGGCGTGGGCGCCGATGGCCAGCAGCGCGGCCTGGTGGCCGTGGTGTGGATGGGCCACGACCAGCCGCGCAGTCTGGGCGCACGCGAGTCGGGCGGCGGCCTGGCGCTGCCGATCTGGATCGACTACATGGCCCGCGCCCTCGACGGCGTGCCCGCCGCGGCGCCGCTGCCGGCGCCCGAGGGCCTGCTGCGCGAGGACGGCGGCGACTGGCGTTATGCCGACGCCGCCTTCGTGCCGACCATCGGCCTGGATGCCGACGCCGCCGCGGCCGCCGAGGCGGCGGCGTCCGAGGCGGGGGGGGCGGCCTCGGGCGCCGCACTGGCGCCGCAGTCTGGCGGGCCGGCACTGGCGCCATCACCCGTGCAGTCACCCACGCAGTCACCCGCGCCATCACCCGCGCCGGCCGGTGCGTCGCCGCTGCCGCCGGCGGCCGCGGCGGCCGGCCAGGCCCCGGGCTCGGCACCGCGCTGAGCGGCGCCGGCCCGGGGCCTCCACTGATCTCGCCAAGCACAGGGCCACCGATGCAATTGC
This portion of the Aquabacterium sp. OR-4 genome encodes:
- a CDS encoding ATP-dependent DNA helicase RecG, producing MPSPPTTAPAAPREKSAPQKAMEKLGLRRDIDLALHLPLRYEDETCITPIAAARDGEAVQVEGVVRECRIELRPRRQLVVKLADDSGELVLRFLNFYPNHQKTLAAGQRVRVRGEVRHGFFGREMVHPHFKGVVPGAPLAQALTPVYPTSAQLPQLYLRKAVASGLQRAPLDELLPPGTVPAGLPPLREALMRLHHPAPGLALAALEDRSHPAWQRLKFEELLAQQLSQLMARAQRGAQAAPRLQARAGGLVEQLLAALPFQLTGAQRRVGEEIAQDLARTPSPPPAHGAPDAPDAPVAPDAPDAPATPMNRLLQGDVGSGKTVVAALAAAVAIDSGWQCALMAPTEILAEQHFRKLVQWLEPLGIAVAWLTGSRKGKARREMVARVASGEAGLVVGTHAVIQDDVHFARLGLAIIDEQHRFGVAQRLALREKLQAVGGEGGEPGGGRDGATRALEPHLLMMSATPIPRTLAMSYYADLDVSTIDELPPGRTPVLTKVFADDKREMVVANIAAEVAKGRQVYWVCPLIEESEKLDLENATATHQRLADALPGHSVGLLHGRMPPADKAAVMAQFSGGAMQVLVATTVIEVGVDVPNASLMVIEHAERFGLSQLHQLRGRVGRGAVASVCVLMYQGPLSPTGKDRLRAMAETTDGFEIARRDLEIRGPGEFMGARQSGDALLRFADLNDDAPLLALAREQAPRLLRQHPAAAQAHVARWLDTRAEYLKA
- a CDS encoding penicillin-binding protein 1A; this encodes MSAPLTRLSRLLPRRPWLRRALIGAGATLAAGALALGLAVAWYLPQLPSLEPVTTYQPRQQLQVFTADGVEIAAFGTERRVFVPIEQMPPALVKAVLATEDARFYRHSGIDWLGVARAIAAQLTGGMRQGASTITQQVARTFFLSQRFTPERKIKEALLALRIERKLSKDKILELYLNQIYLGQRSYGFAAAADTYFGKPLAQITLAEAAMLAGLPQNPAFANPITNLERATRRQRIVLARMVATGDISAEQQAAAKTQVLAIGKPREAVLHAEYVAEMARRTVVERFGTEAYSQGLRVVTALRAADQQAAWAALRRGVLAHDQRQAWRGPENQVELPRDDAPDLDQAAGQALKDVRDDDVLRAAVVLAASPREVMALLASGERVRISGEGLRRAAAGLVPKAPDELAIRRGAVIRVMQANAAAAARPGEAAAGPWGIVQWPEVEAALVALDAGSGRVRALVGGFDFQQQPFNHVTQAWRQPGSSLKPFLYSAALEEGVMPGTLVNDAPLSFGDGWQPQNSDGSFDGPITLRQALTRSKNLVSIRVLQQLGVPPALAWLRRYGFESARQPSDLTLALGAGGTTPMQLAQAYAVLANGGWRVSPVLIEKITDAQGKLLFQAPPAAAQPDEAQRALPARNVFLVNSMLNDVARYGTAARAQGQLARGDLYGKTGTTNDAVDAWFAGFQAGVGADGQQRGLVAVVWMGHDQPRSLGARESGGGLALPIWIDYMARALDGVPAAAPLPAPEGLLREDGGDWRYADAAFVPTIGLDADAAAAAEAAASEAGGAASGAALAPQSGGPALAPSPVQSPTQSPAPSPAPAGASPLPPAAAAAGQAPGSAPR